The Halalkalibacter krulwichiae genome has a segment encoding these proteins:
- a CDS encoding KOW domain-containing RNA-binding protein: protein MQDSGPTPEIGQIVQCTKGRDQGQYFVIIELIDDRFVRIADGDKRKIDRAKKKNMNHLELVDYIAEEVKSSFIETGRVTNGKLRYAITNFLEKHSNLLKEGD, encoded by the coding sequence ATGCAAGACTCTGGTCCAACCCCGGAGATTGGTCAAATTGTTCAATGTACAAAAGGGCGTGATCAAGGTCAATATTTCGTTATTATTGAATTGATTGATGACCGTTTTGTCAGAATTGCTGATGGTGATAAACGTAAGATTGACCGAGCGAAGAAGAAGAACATGAATCATCTTGAGCTTGTTGATTACATTGCTGAGGAAGTAAAGAGCAGCTTTATAGAAACAGGACGTGTTACTAATGGAAAGCTACGTTATGCAATAACAAACTTTCTTGAAAAACACTCTAATTTACTGAAGGAAGGTGACTGA
- the rpsM gene encoding 30S ribosomal protein S13, translating to MARVAGVDIPRDKRVVIALTYVYGIGKAKSSEILAKAGVSEDTRVRDLTEEELGRIREAVEGFTVEGDLRREVSLNIKRLIEIGSYRGIRHRRGLPVRGQNSKNNARTRKGPRRTVANKKK from the coding sequence ATGGCACGTGTCGCAGGCGTCGATATTCCACGTGACAAACGCGTAGTTATTGCACTAACGTATGTTTATGGAATCGGTAAAGCTAAATCTTCTGAGATTTTAGCGAAAGCAGGTGTATCTGAAGATACTCGCGTTCGTGATCTTACAGAAGAAGAATTAGGACGTATCCGTGAAGCGGTAGAAGGATTCACAGTTGAAGGTGATCTTCGTCGTGAAGTTTCACTTAACATCAAACGTCTTATTGAGATTGGTTCATATCGAGGTATTCGCCACCGTCGTGGTTTACCAGTTCGTGGACAAAATTCTAAAAACAATGCTCGTACGCGTAAAGGTCCTCGTCGTACAGTAGCAAACAAGAAAAAGTAG
- the map gene encoding type I methionyl aminopeptidase: MIICKTERELEIMREAGRIVALTHQSLKEHIQPGISTKELDEIAEKLIKAHGATPSFKGYNGFTGSICASVNEELVHGIPGKRVLKDGDIISVDIGAYYNGYHGDSAWTYAVGNISEEDQALLDATEASLFKGLEFAKAGNRLSDISHAIQSYAEPLGFSIVREYVGHGVGQDLHEDPQIPHYGPPGKGPRLKPGMVLAIEPMINAGTRYVRTLSDDWTVVTVDGKNCAHFEHTVAITESGYEILTKA, encoded by the coding sequence ATGATCATTTGTAAGACTGAACGAGAATTAGAAATCATGCGAGAAGCTGGAAGAATTGTTGCACTAACGCATCAGTCGTTAAAGGAACATATTCAGCCTGGCATATCAACTAAAGAATTGGATGAGATCGCTGAAAAGTTGATTAAGGCGCATGGAGCAACTCCCTCATTCAAAGGCTATAATGGGTTTACAGGTAGCATTTGTGCTTCAGTAAATGAGGAATTAGTGCATGGTATTCCTGGGAAGCGAGTGCTTAAAGACGGTGATATCATTAGTGTTGATATCGGTGCATACTACAATGGATATCATGGAGATTCAGCTTGGACGTACGCTGTCGGCAATATTTCCGAAGAGGATCAAGCACTACTTGATGCAACGGAAGCATCCCTTTTTAAAGGGTTAGAGTTTGCTAAGGCAGGAAATCGTTTATCAGATATCTCTCATGCCATCCAATCTTATGCAGAGCCACTTGGTTTTTCAATTGTTCGTGAGTATGTTGGTCATGGAGTTGGGCAAGACTTGCATGAGGACCCTCAAATTCCTCATTATGGTCCCCCAGGAAAAGGACCAAGGCTTAAACCTGGAATGGTGTTAGCAATTGAACCGATGATTAATGCAGGAACACGTTATGTACGTACACTTTCTGATGATTGGACAGTTGTTACAGTTGATGGAAAGAATTGTGCACACTTTGAGCACACAGTTGCTATTACAGAATCAGGTTATGAAATCTTAACAAAAGCTTAA
- the rpmJ gene encoding 50S ribosomal protein L36 encodes MKVRPSVKPICEKCKVIRRKGTVMVICENPKHKQKQG; translated from the coding sequence ATGAAGGTAAGACCATCAGTCAAGCCTATTTGTGAAAAGTGTAAAGTTATCCGTCGTAAGGGTACGGTAATGGTTATTTGTGAAAACCCTAAGCATAAGCAAAAACAAGGTTAA
- the infA gene encoding translation initiation factor IF-1: MAKEDVIEVEGTVIEPLPNAMFRVELENGHKILAHVSGKIRMHFIRILPGDKVTVELSPYDLTRGRITYRYK, translated from the coding sequence ATGGCTAAAGAAGATGTTATTGAGGTGGAAGGTACGGTAATAGAGCCACTTCCTAATGCAATGTTTCGTGTTGAACTAGAAAATGGTCATAAGATTTTAGCCCACGTTTCTGGAAAGATTCGTATGCACTTCATTCGAATTCTTCCAGGTGATAAGGTGACTGTTGAATTATCTCCTTATGATCTAACACGTGGACGAATCACATATCGATACAAATAA